TTCACCGTGCTAAAGTTGTACTTTTGCTTATTtaaacatttatttatttggtaGAGTTTGCACCGTGTGTGAATATGTTTTTATATCCTTAAATGCTTATAACCCGGAATTTGGTGCACAATGTTACGCATTGAAATTGCAATCAACTCATGCAATAGAAGTTATCTGAACATAGCAGAAAGTTATAGTGTTGACTCGTCGAGATGGTAAAGTAAGGATATAGCAGGTGGCGTAATGATTTGAAAACCATGATTATCAGAGTGCAAGACTAGAGATGTGGCAATTACTCGAGCTgctgaaggaaaaaaaaaaggactaaCTTTTGCGCCATTCGATTCTAGATCTCGTTCCTCGAAAACAAGGAAATGCAATAGGAAGTTCCTGACAGGAAAAGGCTGTATACCTTCCATATAAGCAGGGATCTGTGGAACCTCGATAGACAAATCCGCCTGTAATTGATGCAGATCCAACGTTCTTGTTGACAGCAGAATGATTGTAGCCCATGACAGGGAAGATGGCATTTATGGAACTAAGTGATGTATTCCCTCCAGGTGCCCATTCTGGATCATAAGTATATGGGCCCTCATATGCCCGCCACCCATAGTTTCCACCCTTGGAGATCAAATCTACCTCTTCATATGCATCCTGCATAAGTGAGGTAAAAACACCATTGAGATTAGATGGACAGACCAAAATGCAATTTCTGCCGAGGTCAACCTATGAAATCATGGTTTGTTCAAAAGTTTGTATTGAACCAGCAGTAGTTCTGTTCTTTCAAAATAACCGAGAAAAGGCATACCTGAGAGAAATAAATCAAAATCATCACCCTACTTTCCTTAATGTGGTGGTTTATGGGTGAAACACCGTTGTTTGTTGTATCTATACATTGGGCGGATCCAGTGGGGTGGCATGGCACGCCATCCAAGGCCAAGGTTTGCCTCCCTGTCCGGCTGGGTGGTCTTGGTGTTCGGAATGCCAACCTCGTGAGCACCGCTCTTCAGCTCCGATGGCCTTGGCTCCAACGCACCGCGGTTGATAAGCCTTGGGCCTCCTTCCGCATCCGGTTTCGGTCACAGATTCTCTCCCTTTTCCGGGCGGCTTGTTGCTCGATTGTGGGAGACGGTCGTTCTACTTTCTTTTGGACAGACAGCTGGATCGATGGCCGGTCGATTATGTTCCTCGCCCTGGGTATCTTTGCCGTGGTCGGTCACGGGGCCTCCCGCTCCCGCACGGTGGCTGACGGCCTTGCGGAGAGTGCCTGGATTCAGGACATTTTGGGCCCCCTTAATGCCCAAGGCTTGGCCGAATTTCTCCGCTTGGCTGATTCTCTCGCGTCGGTGACACTCCATCCCGGTCAGGAGGATGTTCTCCACTGGACCTGGTCGTCGGCGGGCGTTTATTCTGCTAAATCGGCATTTCTTCACTTCTTTGCCGATCGCCCGAGCTTCGCCCCTTGGTCGCAAATTTGGTGATGTTGGTCGCCCCTGAAGTGTCGTATCTGGGTTTGGCTTGCTTGTGCCAATCGCTGTTGGACTGCTGATCGCCTCGAGCGTCGCAACCTTCCCTCCAATGTGCGATGCCCTCTTTGTGATCAGGTGCCGGAATCCATGGCCCATCTTCTCCTTGGCTGTTCCTTCTCGAAGGCAGTTCTCCATGCCGTCCTGTCCAGAGTTGGGGCTCTTTGCTGCTTGCCTCGCCCCTCGGAAAGCCTGGTCGATTGGCTTTTGGATGGGGCTCGTAGGCTCCGGAGGAACGCGAAGGCCATCAGGACGTTAATCAATCTCTCCCTCTGGCGGATTTGGAAGCTCCGTAACACTTGCGTCTTCGAGGGGGCCTCTCCGGTGGTTGCTCGTCTCGTTGAGGATATCTTCGTGGAGGCGGATCTTTGGCATGCTGCCGGCGCTCGACAGCTCGACCGCCTCCCCCTTCACTCCCGGCCCCCCGATGCCGGGCTTAGTCCTTCTGTATAGGGGCCTGGAGCCCATcctgccttcttcttcttcttgctgttTCCTTTTTGCTGTTTTTGAGCATTTTGCTCTTCGGGCTGCCTTTGTACTTGCGCTTCTTGCgccttcttcttaatgaaaatgacacgccgctcggcgtgttcgagaaaaaaaaaagcaaaacttTTTCCATGTACTAGTATATATTTACTCTGCTGATCTGCTGCCCAAGAACCACAGGACCAAAGCCCATAGGTGAACCACCAATGCACGAACTAATCATCCAAACTCTAATTCCACTGCCCACTTGTAAGTGCCATTATATAGTCCGAAATCTTAGAGGTCAAGAAATTATCAAAACACTTGAAGATGGTGAGACAGAAAGTGATTGTGGATTAAATCGGGAGATGAGGTTAGCTAGGCCCAGTGAAACTTGCTGGGGTTCTTACTGTAGAACAAGTGTGAAACTACCCAGCAATGTGTTATGTACTGTAATTTCCACAAAAATTAAATATGGGTGTCAAATTTGCATTGTTCGCATACTCATGTATTTCACCTCGGTCCACCATAATAATTTGCATcgaaattttgacaaattttgaatttttgtcGAATGACGTTCACACATGGTAGTTAAATTGAGTGTGCAAAGTGTGGCACCCCCAGTGGTAAAATCCTAGATACGTCATAAATTATGAAACTCAAGCTTCACAAAATATGATGATCATAAGAGGTTTAAAGAATCTTGTATCAATGCTGAAACATGACCCATGATGAAGGCTGAAACTGTGAAACATGTACGTGTTAAACACAGAATTAGAGATTAGGAATACTAGAAGTAGATGAAAATGTCGAAAGCTAGTGCAATAATAAAGGTTATAAAGATCTGAGCCTTGAGAATGAAAAGGGAGTATTTTGAGTTATATCAGTCCGATACTCATGTCAAGATTCCATCAAAGCCCCAGAAGCACTGAATGCAATATAAATTCGAAATAATACAAATTCAAGACTATCATATGTAGAGTAGGATAATCAAGCAACTTCACTATAAATACAGTTAAATTTATCAATGAAGATTGAGCAACAAGCAAATTAAATGTGATGTATTGCTTAGTCTTGAAAATACCTGTCCAACATCTGCACAATAGAAGTAGGAAGACCTCTCAGAATCAAAACTGCATCTCCATGGGTTCCTAAATCCCAAAGCCCAAGTCTCTGGTTGTAAGTCACTATCTTGAACAAACGGATTGTCCTTCGGAATTGAATAGTTACCCCACAAGCTCTGGTTACTGATTTGATTCTGGCCTGAAAAACAGAAATTAGAAGGACCTCGGAGCAAAAACATAACCAAAATCAATTTTTGTGGTGCCGCATTAACTGCCTATGCTACTGCTTTTTCAATCTATAAAATTTCTAAAAACTTCACAGTTCATCTGAGAAAATAAAGTCGACCGACAGCAAGCAATCAAACTAATTCCCAGAAAAGTCTACAAGTTTAAATCGACATTGAAGCCTGGCCTTGAACCAAAATAGGAAGTAaaagtttaaatttaaatcGACATTATCGTCTAGCCATACACAAAATTAGTAAGTTAatgtttctcaaaaataataattagtAAGTTAATGTGATTTAAAATCGGCAATAAAGGCAGCTAATGACCACTGTCAGCTATATTTAATAATCGCAACCATCTGAACATAGCTAACATCTGCTCACAAAATTAGTGTGGAAACGGCATGATCCTGATGTTCCTTAGTTTGATTTGCAGGCTGTTCAGTTAGcatcattaaaaaaatcaaacgtTTTACCCAAATGATAAGCCTTAATCAGATGCAATTATGAAAGAAATGAAACTAAGATCCTTATTGCAAGGGCTAACTTACTTTGTACATCGTCAATGTCAAGCCTAATTATTTTCCCAAGAAGTGATTTCTTGTTCTGAGAGAAATTGAATGGGTCGCCTTTTTTTCCACCATCCCCCATCATAAGGTAGAGATAACCATCTGCAGGCCCAAAAAGGATTTGTCCTCCGTGGTGAGCTCTATATGGCAGTCCCATTGTAAATATCCTTCTTACCTCAGATGGATTAGCTGATGTTACCTACAAAGCAAACCAATACTAATGAGAATGGCATTATGCCACCGGGAGTATGAGAAAATAACAACAATGAAATAAGGgtaaaaaataatattgtATCAAGATCTGCGCAAAAGAGGGTATCCAAATGCATACCGCAGAAATATTTGATGAGGAGGCTTTTGCAGAATACTCTGAAACAACAACTTGGTACTGGCATGGTGGGGCACCATTATCAGTGCCGAGCTTTGAAGGGTCACATTCAACATCAGAATTGCATGAACACCTACCAGCACAGCTAGGTGATTGGGTTCTATCACAGTTATAAGAAACAAAGAAGCGCCCATTGGTAGCAAACTTTGGATGAAATGCTATACCCATGAGTCCAAACTCAGAATCTAAATGCACTTCATCAGTTAGATCGATAAATGGGTTCGCCTCATCAAATTGTAGAGTACTTCCAGAGCCTTGTTCTGGGACATTTGCCAACCATATCTTTCCCGCTTGGTTAGACAAGAAAACTCTGTTGGATCCATCAGGGTGAGGGGCCATGTTTAGGTATGACCCGTCACCAATTTTCTCAAGGCATACCCCTTTAGGAGAGGGTGGTGGTTCAGTAGTGTTAAACGAAATTGCATTTCCATCGAAGCATACTGACTGGTCATTAGATGAGCCACCAAACGATGTGCAGAAGGTACTTTCTGACTGCCAGACATCAATAAGCTTTGATGATGAGTTAGGAAGTCTTGCACTTCCTTGCAAGGAAGGTTGAAAAGGAGAGttcaatattgtaacattttTGCACGTTTCCCAAACTAGTTTGCAGTAGTCTTGTGTGGAATCTTTTGATTGAGAAGAACGACTTCCTGAAGAGGTATAATTGCACAGAAGAGGAACCATACGAATCTTTGAGCTTGAGTTGAACAAGTCAGCTGAAAATGGATTGCATTtctgaaaacaaacaaaactgTATTAACAGATGTTCCAGGGTGTTCAGAAGTGTTCAGTGCAGCATCAAGGCAataaggtactccctccgttcataaatatgagaagtcctagctttgtcctaagtcaaacttcttaaattttgaccaagtttatagaaaaacatACTAGCATTTACAACATATGAGTATACTATGGAAtttatatatcatgatggatttaataaaactagatttgtagatgttggtagatttttctatcaatttggtcaaagtttgagAACTTTGAATTAGTACAAAGCTAGGActtcttatactccctccgtcccatatcaagtgacgaaatattacatgtatctagacgattttcatgtatagatacatccatatttggtcaaattcgagtcacttaatatgggacgaagggagtatttaggaacagagggagtatcaatgAAGCGTGATGGAAACCAGGAGAGGGTTTTTAGTAGTACATGGATAAGATTCAAGTTAACAAATCACTGTTGGGGTGTGTTTGTTCTGGATTCAGAGGTTTTTATGGTTAAGGTTCCGATGAGCAACCTTCCTGGCTATACCTAGACAtttattttctgaattttaCTTTCATGCATGAACATTTTTTGCTTATTAATAAAAGCAAAAATATAATTCCATAAAGGAAAATAACCTGATACACAGGCTAAAAATCCCAACAGGTACCAGTAATTACGATGACACAAAACGTAAAAATGCTTTCCCCAAGTTCCATCtagaaaaacagaaattatGGTCCTTAGCAAATACTAGCAACAAGTAGCAATTAGACTCGTGTGCTACCTTTTTACCCTTTTGCAGACTTGGATAAATATTTGTCCTTCTCCGaattctttttttaagaagaaACTAttctttccctcaaaaaaagaaaaaaaagaaactattGTTCTCCGATTCATGGCAATACTAATAACAAACCTACGGCAGAGAGAAAATATGAAAAGGTACTAACGTAGCATGAGATTCAGCTACTTCTAATAGGACGGGTCAACGCTGCCACCGAGGTTACACCTGGGCGCAAGCCCTTCGTCCCCACTTCCCCGCCCAGGCAAAACGTCGAACATGTACTGTGCATCCCAATGAACACACATGCTTGTTGCAGTAATACGACCTATGTTCGTTACCCACTAATGGGAACGGGAGCAAGAACATATCAATCCTTAGTCCTTACCGCGCAGAGGACCGACTTGAGGACAGCAGCGCACGGTGCGTCAGAGACGTTCATGGCCTTGAACTGCTTCTGCAGCGCAGcgtccgcggcgacgtcgcAGCAGCTGCTCCCTCTGTAGGAGCAGAATCCCAGCGTCCCGTTCAGCGCCACCGGCGCCCCTGCAAACGGCAAGCAAACCCGATAGCACCAAAATCTATCGCGACTCGCGAGCCAGCCACGGACAACGCAGACGATCGTCAAGACAAATGAAAaggctcagcagcagcagctgctgctgctgcttcggtGCTCACTTGAGTCGGTACATAGCGGGAGGGCGTGGAGGAGCCAGCAGGACTGCCATGAGaggcagcagaggaggaggaggacagggAAAGAGACTGAGCGTCGTGAGCATAGCCTCCCCATCGTGGGACGCCGTCCGGTTCTTGGCTCTGGTTCTCGCGCGCGGGCATGATTGCGCAGCGGCGAGGCGAGCAGCGGCTAGATTTATTGGGGGCTGAGGATGGGGACGGGggtgggaggaggaagaaggcaggCGGCATGTGAGAGTTGACCAAATTTGCAATAAATAACGGCGACCGCGAGACATTTGCCGGCTTGAGAGCTGGGGCTTCTTGGTTTTACACCAGGAGTAGGAAGATCGCTATGACTTGTTTAGTTTGCCTGATCAATGCGGTGAGCACAGCACGACGTTCCCTCCTGTCACCGCTCGCCACCAACACTCTAGCTTGCTTATATTTTCACAGTCGGATCAGATTCATATCCGTCTAAAGAATATAAGTACGTACTGATACAATATCAAATCATCCTCACAAACCTCGTGGAGTTACGTACGTGTATGTTCGACGTTTACCTGAGAATTTAGCTCTATTCATCAatggtgatttttttaatataggATTTGCCAAAGTTTAGTGGGGTCTCTTGAACCCAAAAACCCAATGCCAATATGTAGCTCTACATTTTTACAGTATTGCTCATAGCACTCCCTCAAAGCATTAATTACCGGGGAAGGCGAACCCTGGAGCCAAATGTTCAGAGTCAGAACCTACCCAACCACTGACATTGCTGTGTCTTTCCGTATTTGCCCATAAATATAagaaatcatatttttttttgttctaagTTTTAgactttttaaagtttgaacAAGTTTATAGGAAAAcataccaacatctacaatatGAAATAAGCATGGTAATATACAGCATGACCCacttaataaaactaatttagagttagAGCTGTTACTAGTTTTTTCTTATAAACTTAATAAAAGTTTAATAAATTACACTGTAACTTTTATACTcactctgatccatattacttgtcgaaatattacatgtatctggacgcTTTTTGAACACAGATACATTCAtcttttggcaaatttgagacaagtaatatgaatcggagggagtatttaaaaACGGAGATGAGAACTTACGCAGGTTTGTGCTTCTAACAGGAtaatcaaaatattacagtACATAGAAGGGGATATGGTGGTCCACCAGACTACCACGAGTCACTTGATTCCCACGTGGGTGTTGTAGTTGGGTAAGTTAAACAACGATACGTACCACCTGACTACTTCAAGATGGGACGCCGTGGATTGTGCGTATAAAATCGCCGTTGGTCCATGACCGTTTAAAAACACGCCTTATTTTTTGTACAAACGGGAAATCGAGGGACGATCGTTGTGTTTTCTGAAGAACTTCCTGTGTGAAAGTTCAGTGTTTGAGAGCATCGCAACACAGTCACGCAGATGTGTTAATCACCCGATCTTAATACAGTTCGATACTTTTCACTTATACCGGCACCAGGATCGCTACATTATTTCTGTGTGCCGATCAAATCGCTAGTGCCGTGCATGCGTGTAGCTCGTGGAAAATCGCAAGTAGCCTAGCGACAAAAATTGTCAACCGGGTCATCAATCCTCCCTCGACCACTTGATAAAAACACGAGTCAATGGGGGAAAAAGATCTCACGGGAAAATATGGACGGAACAGAAGTACTCGTCGAAGCAGATTGTCATTTGTCAATGGCAAGAGCAAAGTAAGGTAAAGCCTCGATGTGCCTTTAAAAGGGTCGATCCGCTCAACGTCACAACCAGGATACAGTTCAGCGATCGGAGTAATGGAGCAAGTGGAAGAGGCCCCAATTCCCAATGTTGAAACATTTGAATTGTGCAACTGTGCAAGAGTCCAGATACATTTGGATACTCTTTTCTATTCCGTATATCTAGGCTGCCACGCACACGTTAGGCATCAATTGAAACTTTTGTTCTAAGGGCTCGTTTGATTCAAagaaatttcatagaaaattTGGAGGGTTCTATTCCTAAGTAATTTTTCCTTCGTAACTCGTTTGATTTACAAGAATTGAAACCGCAGGAATACTTCCTATGGACTAGTTTGCATGCAattccaaaagaaaatttcCATGAGATCTAACCTCATGGAAAATTTCCTTTGTCTCTATGACAACAATGAGTAGCACATGATCCTTTAAGCAAATCCTACATTTTTCCTGTGgtgcaatcaaacaacttCTACTACACATTCCTGTGTTTTGAATTTCCATAGGATTCAACATGCCATGACATTCAAATCCtatgtttttcctattcctgcGATTTTGAAATCctgcgaatcaaagaggccctaaaaTTTGGACAACTTCACGTAacaaaattatactccctaTTTTACCATGCTGTCAGGGCGTGACCTAGGCGTGTCAACATGCTGTCATGGGCGTGACCTAGGCGTTTTAATGCTGTCACGGTTTTCCTATTTTACCGTGCAATAATAGGTGGAGACGATATGTCGTGGTTTCCTATTATTGCATGATAAAATAGGAAAACCGTTGCTTCCTTATCTCATACTCCCaccgtttcatattaattggcCACCTTTGCTCTAGTTTTACGTTATTGCATTCTTATCTAATCTCTAACGTGGCgcgaaagaaacaaaagaggTTGTTCTACTCCCATACTGCCGCTTCTATCTCTTGCACGGcgggaaaaataaaaaaacggTTGCTTGTCGTTTCACGCTGCCGCTTCCTTATCTGATCTCTCTTTTGGGCTGCTAATCTCGATGCACTTCGGTTCCTTCCAAAAGCTCGACAATGTATCTAATTCCAAATGAAATTTAGAATTATTtcatttgaatttgaacttGTGTGCAATACcatgtttttgtttattttatatGACGAAAATTTGGTATAGCTCGCAATTAGTTGGTCGCCCTACTCTTTTGTCTGGTGCATGGAAAAAAATGGGCGAAAGCTCTGAAAATCAGCAGGTCCTCTTCGCTAATTCTtgccttttggttttggtCTTCTGTCTGGTAATTTCTTGATTGGAAACATTTCGCCCTCCACCCACATCTGGATTGCAGATCTCACTTGCAATATCTTGATTTAAACCGAATTAAACCGAACCGATTTGCTTTCCGTTGTCGAATGATTTTGCTACCAGTAGTAGGTGCCTGCTAAGCAC
This is a stretch of genomic DNA from Brachypodium distachyon strain Bd21 chromosome 1, Brachypodium_distachyon_v3.0, whole genome shotgun sequence. It encodes these proteins:
- the LOC100846860 gene encoding HIPL1 protein produces the protein MGRLCSRRSVSFPVLLLLCCLSWQSCWLLHALPLCTDSRAPVALNGTLGFCSYRGSSCCDVAADAALQKQFKAMNVSDAPCAAVLKSVLCAKCNPFSADLFNSSSKIRMVPLLCNYTSSGSRSSQSKDSTQDYCKLVWETCKNVTILNSPFQPSLQGSARLPNSSSKLIDVWQSESTFCTSFGGSSNDQSVCFDGNAISFNTTEPPPSPKGVCLEKIGDGSYLNMAPHPDGSNRVFLSNQAGKIWLANVPEQGSGSTLQFDEANPFIDLTDEVHLDSEFGLMGIAFHPKFATNGRFFVSYNCDRTQSPSCAGRCSCNSDVECDPSKLGTDNGAPPCQYQVVVSEYSAKASSSNISAVTSANPSEVRRIFTMGLPYRAHHGGQILFGPADGYLYLMMGDGGKKGDPFNFSQNKKSLLGKIIRLDIDDVQSQNQISNQSLWGNYSIPKDNPFVQDSDLQPETWALGFRNPWRCSFDSERSSYFYCADVGQDAYEEVDLISKGGNYGWRAYEGPYTYDPEWAPGGNTSLSSINAIFPVMGYNHSAVNKNVGSASITGGFVYRGSTDPCLYGRYIYADLYASAMWTGSETPQSSGNYTSTLTPFSCSKNSPMPCESADGGSTLSLGYIFSFGEDNSKDIFVLASKGVYRVVRPSLCGYTCPTEKPATDNGTATPSGPSSLASATRVWKSMAVSLAFVVYILYF